The Mycoplasma nasistruthionis genome contains a region encoding:
- a CDS encoding Nif3-like dinuclear metal center hexameric protein gives MKKALKIKDFIDYLNQLYPTSNAEIWDPTGYALRTVQSKKFKGAVLAIDVTEEVVQSAIDNDCNVILTHHPFRFEADWKSENAKAPYKRPLYDFLRQKQITVYSMHTNYDCDSQGTSYQIANFMNLAEKVDLNSPKFSVVLNADLTVSELSDNLKQNLLLQHFRTNVEDLNQKFHKVAILSGSGYIGQIVEMSKDIDLFISSDFRWSDWITFKESKINILEIPHLDEQVFAWHMHSVLQENLPEYKFVVQNISVPYKNI, from the coding sequence ATGAAAAAAGCTTTAAAAATTAAAGATTTTATTGATTATCTAAACCAACTTTATCCTACATCTAATGCAGAAATTTGAGATCCAACTGGTTATGCACTTAGAACAGTTCAGTCTAAGAAATTCAAAGGTGCTGTTTTAGCAATTGATGTTACTGAAGAAGTGGTTCAAAGCGCAATTGATAATGATTGTAATGTTATTTTAACTCATCACCCTTTCCGTTTTGAAGCAGATTGAAAATCAGAAAATGCTAAAGCTCCTTACAAAAGACCTTTATATGATTTTTTAAGACAAAAGCAAATCACGGTTTATTCAATGCACACAAACTACGATTGTGACAGCCAAGGAACTTCATATCAAATTGCTAATTTTATGAACTTAGCAGAAAAAGTAGATTTAAATTCTCCTAAGTTTTCAGTAGTTTTAAATGCGGACTTAACAGTTTCTGAACTGTCAGATAATTTAAAACAAAACTTGTTATTGCAACACTTCCGTACCAATGTAGAAGACTTAAATCAAAAATTCCACAAAGTAGCAATTTTAAGTGGTTCAGGTTACATCGGACAAATTGTAGAAATGTCAAAAGATATCGACCTATTTATTAGTAGTGATTTTAGATGATCTGATTGAATTACATTCAAAGAATCTAAGATTAACATTTTAGAAATTCCACACTTAGATGAACAAGTTTTTGCATGACATATGCATAGTGTCTTACAAGAAAATTTACCTGAATATAAATTTGTAGTTCAAAACATTTCAGTCCCATATAAAAACATTTAA
- a CDS encoding RNA polymerase sigma factor, translated as MEKYQTLINAIENAKGKDHKWTSPEIFEFLDKKDLALDDDDIDEFFSELRSQGVLDSNYDDYSEIDLEVPAFDEDDLQEIMSKSKDKKKKSKTVSKSTKSAFDNLDDLPDSVEDLDLFDDEDDIFGDDTESIEDDLEHYSQPDSEENDSEDDEDSEDEEETWEDDLKIYDEESEDDDDSETSATLESLNFDDDFDEVKTTSHKASTTKLTETNDIVKWYMRWIGKYGELLTPAEEKKLAEQMAKGGFRGKRAKDKLVQRNLRLVINNAKKYKNRGLSFIDLISEGNAGILKAVSKYDVDKGFKFSTYATWWIRQAITRAVADQARTIRVPVHMVETINKISKIERELQQELGREPSDDEIAERYGNGYDAAKVRHIKKINIDPISLDKQVGKENDSSFSDFVKDESIESPIDYANKEELRRVLFAMLDELEPEDRKLICKRFGIGKDELGNEYRVHSLDELAADRGGVSKERIRQIENKILRRLKSNSKHGKNLKEFLS; from the coding sequence ATGGAGAAATACCAGACATTAATTAACGCAATCGAAAACGCAAAAGGTAAAGATCATAAATGAACTTCGCCAGAAATTTTTGAATTTTTAGATAAAAAAGACTTAGCATTAGATGACGATGATATCGATGAATTTTTCAGCGAACTAAGAAGTCAAGGTGTATTAGACTCAAATTATGATGACTACAGCGAAATAGACTTAGAAGTTCCTGCCTTTGATGAAGATGACTTACAAGAAATTATGTCTAAATCAAAAGATAAAAAGAAAAAGTCAAAAACAGTTTCAAAAAGCACTAAAAGTGCCTTTGACAACTTAGATGATTTACCTGATTCAGTTGAAGATTTAGACTTATTTGATGATGAAGACGATATCTTTGGTGATGATACTGAAAGCATTGAAGATGATTTAGAACATTATAGTCAGCCAGATTCTGAAGAAAATGACTCAGAAGATGATGAAGATTCAGAGGACGAAGAAGAAACCTGAGAAGATGATTTAAAAATTTATGATGAAGAAAGCGAGGATGACGACGATAGTGAAACTTCTGCGACTTTAGAAAGTCTTAATTTCGATGATGATTTTGATGAAGTCAAAACTACTTCTCATAAAGCTTCAACAACTAAATTAACTGAAACAAATGACATTGTTAAATGATACATGCGTTGAATTGGTAAATATGGTGAACTTTTAACACCTGCTGAAGAAAAGAAATTAGCAGAACAAATGGCTAAAGGTGGCTTCAGAGGAAAAAGAGCTAAAGATAAACTTGTTCAAAGAAACTTACGTTTAGTAATTAATAATGCTAAAAAATACAAAAACAGAGGTTTAAGTTTTATTGACTTAATTTCAGAAGGAAACGCTGGTATTTTAAAAGCTGTATCAAAATATGATGTAGATAAAGGGTTTAAGTTCTCAACTTATGCTACATGATGAATACGTCAAGCAATCACACGTGCAGTAGCTGATCAGGCTAGAACCATTCGTGTGCCAGTGCACATGGTTGAAACAATCAACAAAATTTCAAAAATTGAACGTGAATTACAACAAGAATTAGGTAGAGAACCTAGTGACGATGAAATCGCAGAAAGATACGGAAACGGATATGATGCAGCTAAAGTTCGTCATATTAAGAAAATCAACATTGACCCTATTTCATTAGATAAACAAGTTGGAAAAGAAAATGATTCATCATTTAGTGATTTTGTTAAAGATGAAAGTATTGAATCACCAATTGATTATGCAAATAAGGAAGAATTAAGAAGAGTTTTATTTGCAATGCTTGATGAATTAGAGCCAGAAGATAGAAAACTAATTTGTAAAAGATTTGGTATCGGAAAAGATGAACTAGGAAACGAATATCGTGTACACAGCCTAGATGAATTAGCAGCTGATCGTGGTGGCGTTTCAAAAGAAAGAATTAGACAAATTGAAAACAAGATTTTAAGACGTCTAAAATCTAATTCAAAACACGGTAAAAACTTAAAAGAATTTTTATCATAG
- the dnaG gene encoding DNA primase: MAFKQIPREFIEQVKAQVNIVDVISEFVPLAKKGNNFIGSCPFHQDTSPSFTVSPSKKIYKCFPCSASGDAIKFIQDFKQISWIQALEFVANKLGLNFDFSSYKAQSHVEKYDQTTLETLELLEFVNSFYKISLLKEKNALNYLESRHLNDLDLREKFDIGYAPKNRLKQEINASENKENLAVNAGLLNSDLNEIFWGRITFGIRNSHGELVGFSARTIDKNSNFAKYLNSPETPLFNKSKILYNYHNAKDSIKAKKQVVIVEGFMDVIACYRAGINNVVALMGTALTKDHIQLLKNSEIILFLDNDNAGVDAALRSADLLALHGFTIKVVNNTFEKDADEILNQEGTEKLVDLIENQTISLIDFIYQVSLSKNNINLIETHLNDFEMLQNFEKSILNYTKNIALKQKQYLFNKIQTELNLQINELLTERKPINQGFNNQYPPFNNPSNIDYYNIFEDPYLEPVDPNFDFTVNDYFQTQPDYQFAKNTFEFLDHARMSLIIQLLSSNNLRQKIFDINEISSIFDGPIEIKKLADKAHSLSQDIKDPNQIYEIITSELPELLESEVQDIINQKLNKMIENQLENLEDIKQQERIIVSLKDYASEMENYLHNTEILPKGEYSIPKFKQNKLGKLRELGKKTIELRKGD, translated from the coding sequence ATGGCGTTTAAACAAATTCCAAGAGAATTTATCGAACAAGTTAAAGCACAAGTTAACATCGTAGATGTTATTTCGGAATTTGTGCCTTTAGCTAAAAAAGGTAATAATTTTATCGGTTCTTGTCCATTTCACCAAGATACTTCACCCAGTTTTACAGTATCTCCAAGCAAAAAAATATATAAATGTTTTCCTTGTTCTGCATCAGGTGATGCAATTAAATTTATTCAAGATTTTAAGCAAATTAGCTGAATTCAAGCGCTTGAATTTGTTGCTAATAAATTAGGTTTAAATTTTGATTTCAGTTCATACAAAGCGCAATCACATGTTGAAAAATATGATCAAACAACACTGGAAACGTTAGAGTTATTAGAGTTTGTTAACTCATTTTATAAAATATCTTTATTAAAAGAAAAAAACGCCTTAAACTACTTAGAATCTAGACATTTAAATGATTTAGATCTACGTGAAAAGTTTGATATCGGTTATGCGCCTAAAAATAGACTAAAACAAGAAATTAATGCAAGTGAAAACAAAGAAAACTTAGCAGTTAATGCTGGTTTATTAAACTCTGATTTAAATGAAATTTTTTGAGGCAGAATTACATTCGGTATTAGAAATTCACATGGTGAACTAGTCGGATTTAGCGCTAGAACAATTGATAAAAATAGCAATTTTGCTAAATATTTAAACTCACCAGAAACGCCATTATTTAACAAATCAAAAATTCTTTACAACTACCATAATGCTAAGGATTCAATAAAAGCAAAAAAACAAGTTGTAATTGTAGAGGGTTTTATGGATGTTATTGCCTGCTATCGTGCAGGTATTAATAACGTAGTAGCCCTAATGGGTACAGCTTTAACAAAAGATCATATTCAGCTACTAAAAAACTCTGAAATTATTCTGTTTTTAGACAATGATAATGCTGGGGTTGATGCAGCTCTGCGTTCTGCAGATTTATTAGCTTTACACGGTTTTACAATCAAAGTTGTAAACAACACCTTTGAAAAAGATGCTGATGAAATCCTAAATCAAGAAGGAACTGAAAAACTAGTTGATTTAATTGAAAATCAAACTATTAGCCTAATTGATTTTATTTACCAAGTTAGTTTAAGTAAAAATAACATAAATTTAATCGAAACTCATTTGAATGATTTTGAAATGCTTCAAAACTTTGAAAAATCAATTCTTAATTACACTAAAAACATTGCACTTAAACAAAAACAATATTTATTTAACAAAATTCAAACAGAATTAAATTTACAAATTAATGAATTATTAACTGAAAGAAAACCTATAAATCAAGGTTTTAATAATCAATATCCACCATTTAATAATCCATCAAATATTGATTATTACAATATTTTTGAAGATCCTTATTTAGAACCTGTTGATCCAAATTTTGATTTTACAGTTAATGATTATTTTCAAACACAGCCTGACTATCAATTTGCTAAAAATACATTTGAATTTTTAGATCACGCTAGAATGAGTTTGATCATTCAACTACTTTCATCAAATAATTTACGCCAAAAAATATTTGATATAAATGAAATTTCAAGCATATTTGACGGACCAATTGAAATAAAAAAACTTGCTGATAAAGCTCATAGCCTTTCTCAAGATATTAAAGATCCAAATCAAATTTATGAAATTATCACTTCTGAGTTGCCTGAATTGCTTGAAAGTGAAGTTCAAGACATAATCAATCAAAAATTAAACAAAATGATTGAAAATCAGCTTGAAAACCTTGAAGATATAAAACAGCAAGAAAGAATTATTGTTTCATTGAAAGATTATGCATCTGAAATGGAAAATTACTTGCATAATACCGAAATTTTACCTAAGGGGGAATACTCAATTCCTAAATTTAAACAAAATAAATTAGGAAAACTGCGTGAGCTAGGTAAAAAAACGATTGAACTACGGAAAGGGGATTAA
- a CDS encoding glycine--tRNA ligase, producing MLKTGKEKMLDIVNHLKNSGFVFQGSEIYGGLSNTWDYGPLGALLKDNIQQAWKKEFVFKEPNNYLIDSKILMNPQVWVTSGHVSNFADPLIENKVNGKRYRADKLIQEIDETIVVEKMSNEQMVQYLKDNLPKYENDKTDWSEIKQFNLMFETSQGVVEGNKSKVYLRPETAQGIFVNFKNVQRSTRAKLPFGIAQVGKSFRNEVTPGNFIFRTREFEQMELEFFTKPEEASQWFDYYVQKAYNFALSLGIKEQSVRIRAHEKEELAHYSEGTSDVEFNFPFGWGELLGVANRTNYDLMSHSKATGESLDYLDPETNQKIVPYVIEPSIGLDRLMLAVISDAYKEEQLENDSRIVLSFPYAIAPYKVAVLPLVKKLSEQAKEIFATLVEKGISVAYDEAGSIGKRYRRQDSIGTYYCLTFDYDSLEDNCVTLRNRDTMEQQRISLDKLFEILK from the coding sequence ATGCTAAAAACAGGTAAAGAAAAGATGTTAGACATTGTAAATCACTTGAAAAATTCAGGTTTTGTGTTTCAAGGAAGCGAGATTTACGGTGGTTTATCAAACACATGAGATTATGGTCCTTTAGGAGCATTATTAAAGGACAATATTCAACAAGCTTGAAAAAAAGAGTTTGTTTTTAAAGAACCAAATAATTACTTAATCGATTCAAAAATTTTAATGAACCCACAAGTTTGAGTAACCAGTGGTCATGTCTCAAACTTCGCAGACCCATTAATTGAAAACAAAGTTAACGGAAAAAGATATCGTGCAGATAAATTGATTCAAGAAATTGATGAAACAATTGTTGTTGAAAAGATGTCAAATGAACAAATGGTTCAATATTTAAAAGATAACTTACCAAAATATGAAAATGACAAAACTGATTGATCAGAAATCAAGCAATTTAATTTAATGTTTGAAACTTCACAAGGTGTAGTAGAAGGAAATAAGTCAAAAGTTTATTTACGTCCAGAAACAGCACAAGGAATTTTTGTTAATTTCAAAAATGTTCAGCGTTCAACACGTGCTAAATTACCCTTTGGTATTGCACAAGTCGGAAAAAGCTTCAGGAACGAAGTGACTCCAGGTAACTTCATTTTCAGAACTAGAGAATTTGAACAAATGGAATTAGAGTTTTTCACTAAACCAGAAGAAGCTTCACAATGATTTGATTACTATGTTCAAAAAGCATATAATTTTGCTTTAAGCCTAGGAATCAAGGAACAAAGTGTTAGAATTCGTGCTCATGAAAAAGAAGAATTAGCACACTATTCGGAAGGAACAAGTGATGTTGAATTTAACTTTCCATTTGGATGAGGTGAATTATTAGGAGTTGCTAATCGTACAAATTATGATTTAATGTCACACTCAAAAGCAACAGGTGAATCGTTAGACTATTTAGATCCTGAAACAAATCAAAAAATCGTTCCATATGTAATTGAACCAAGCATTGGTTTAGATCGTTTAATGTTAGCTGTAATTTCAGATGCATACAAAGAAGAGCAATTAGAAAACGATTCAAGAATTGTCTTATCTTTCCCATATGCTATAGCACCATATAAAGTCGCTGTTCTACCATTGGTTAAAAAACTAAGCGAACAAGCAAAAGAAATTTTTGCAACATTAGTTGAAAAAGGTATTTCAGTAGCATATGATGAAGCTGGTTCAATCGGAAAAAGATATCGTAGACAAGATTCAATTGGTACATACTACTGTTTAACATTTGACTACGATTCTTTAGAAGATAATTGTGTAACTTTAAGAAATAGAGACACAATGGAACAACAAAGAATCTCATTAGACAAATTATTTGAAATTTTAAAATAA